Genomic DNA from Paenibacillus borealis:
ACAGCTCGCCGAGAATTCCGCGTAAATGTTCAGCGGCGCGGACGCCTCCCGCCGAACCGTAACTTACGATACCTGCTGCTTTGTTGTTCCATTCTTCACGGGCGGAGTCCAGGGCATTCTTAAGTGCTCCGGTAAGACTGTGATTATATTCCTGTACAATAAATACGAAGCCGTCCAGTGTTGCCAGCTTGGCTGCCCACGCTTGAGCTTCCGCATAGCTGTCAGTTTCGCCCAGGAGCGGCAGCTTGAAGTCGGCAATATCCACGATTTCATAATTGGCATCTCCGCGTGCGTCAGCAATACCTTTCACCCATTCACCGACCTGCGGGCTAACGCGGCCTTGGCGGGTACTTCCCAGAATAATTCCGATGTTTAATGTTGTCATTGTAATTCCTCCTCGAATTTGGTTGTAAGTTTTTTGAAGTGGCTCTTATGTTTTTATTATAGCTTATAACTTTAATAAAGCAAGTGAATTTTAGAAACTATTTATTATCCTATACTTCCAAGAATAATAGATCGCTTAATAGAGGCCGCGGCCGGGCCAAGATGATCAGCCGTTCACAGAAGTGACATCTTCCTGGCTGCATTTATGAGAAGAATATGGGTCTGAAGACAGAAATATGTCCATGCTTCGATAGATTCTTATCCGTCCGGAGCTAAGGAAAACAAGTGCAAACAGGTTGTGAAAACGCTTCGCGTTATATATTAGTCATGGAACATAACATATTTCATGACAATATACCTGAGTGGGTCATTTGGGATTGAACTATAATTAGAATAAAAGTAATATAATTAAATAAAATTAGAATATTAAGTAAACGGATTTATTTATTATTTAGTTATATTTAAATATAATTAGATATAAAAATAATGGAGATGGAGGAGTGGAAATGGAGAGGCTTTGCAGAATCATCCCTGCTACAGTGAAGAGGCACATCACTATTTTGCCAGAATGCATGCTCCGGTTGCGCCAAGATGTAATATCCAATGCCATTATTGTAATCCCAAATTTGATTGTGTGAATGAAAGCCGTCCCGGAGTGGTCAGCAGACTGCTGTCGCCGGATGAAGCTTACGGCGAAGTGTCACACATCCTCACAGGCATGCCTAATTTATCTGTAGTTGGTATCGCCGGACCCGGTGATCCTCTCGCCAATCCGGAAGCTACCTTCAGGACCTTTCGTCTGCTGGCAGATGCATACCCTGAATTGCATTTGTGTCTGAGCACGAACGGTCTTATGCTGCCCGATTTCATCGATATCATTCAGAAGCTGGGGATACGCCATGTCACGGTTACTATGAACGCTATTGATCCCGTGATCGGGAGCCGGATCTATGCGCATGTCAGATATAAAGGGATTACTTATCGGGGAGAAGAGGCAGCAGCGCTGCTGATCCGGCAACAGCTGGAAGGGATCGCCCTGTTAACAGCGCGGGGGATCCTATGCAAAATCAATTCGGTTCATATCCCGGAGGTGAACGGGGAGCATCTCAAGGAGGTGGCTGGTACAGTTCACAGGCTTGGCGCCTTCTCGCATAATATTATGCCGCTGATTCTATCTCCCGGCAGCCATTATTCTAAGCTGGATTTCAGAACGCCTACACTGGAAGAGACGGACAGGGTGCAGAAGGCTTCCTCCGCAATTATGCCGGTGATGCGCCATTGCCGGCAGTGCAGAGCGGATGCGGTCGGATTAATCGGCTCGGATCTCAGCCAGACTCCGGAAGTGTTACAGGCGCAAGGCAGCTATACTGCTGATCAACGGAGAGATATCAGGAATCAATTGGCAGCCGGCATGAAGCAGACGGCTGCTGCTGCGCAAATACAGATTCAAGAGCAGCGGAGCGGTGCGGTAAGAGTGGCAGTAGCGACGAGAGGGTCGAATGTCATTAACCAGCATTTTGGACATGCCAAAGAATTCATGATATATGATGTGCTGCGGGGGAAGGTCCGGCTTGCCGGTGTGCGCAAAGTCCAGGCTTATTGCAATGGGACGCGGGAATGCGGCCCGCCGTTATCAGAAGCGGTAGAGATGCTTAAGGATTGCAGTCTGCTGTTATGCTCGGGTATCGGA
This window encodes:
- a CDS encoding NADPH-dependent FMN reductase; the protein is MTTLNIGIILGSTRQGRVSPQVGEWVKGIADARGDANYEIVDIADFKLPLLGETDSYAEAQAWAAKLATLDGFVFIVQEYNHSLTGALKNALDSAREEWNNKAAGIVSYGSAGGVRAAEHLRGILGELSVADVRVHPLLSLFTDFENGSVFKPADLHIANVNAMLDQVLAWSGALKTLRQ
- the nifB gene encoding nitrogenase cofactor biosynthesis protein NifB, translated to MQNHPCYSEEAHHYFARMHAPVAPRCNIQCHYCNPKFDCVNESRPGVVSRLLSPDEAYGEVSHILTGMPNLSVVGIAGPGDPLANPEATFRTFRLLADAYPELHLCLSTNGLMLPDFIDIIQKLGIRHVTVTMNAIDPVIGSRIYAHVRYKGITYRGEEAAALLIRQQLEGIALLTARGILCKINSVHIPEVNGEHLKEVAGTVHRLGAFSHNIMPLILSPGSHYSKLDFRTPTLEETDRVQKASSAIMPVMRHCRQCRADAVGLIGSDLSQTPEVLQAQGSYTADQRRDIRNQLAAGMKQTAAAAQIQIQEQRSGAVRVAVATRGSNVINQHFGHAKEFMIYDVLRGKVRLAGVRKVQAYCNGTRECGPPLSEAVEMLKDCSLLLCSGIGEAPARELRQSGVIPLVRKGDINEQLLESTRYLQYFQ